One part of the Acetoanaerobium sticklandii genome encodes these proteins:
- a CDS encoding VWA domain-containing protein, whose product MKKSNKGVTLLELVIVLALLTFGIGIAVNMILFSRNAQAKTLEEFDFQSEMRQSSQVVNNEIRNSTVVFAVPQDTFNNKKAMWNYLGLEDSKTLVQYTWNEADSRHDRIELYKSDQDISLNLMFKQLTPNSKLIEFTLQGYIDGKTDPKMTIKSEIEAFNSVVVEDGGSPSYPATALAYRTDDTPGPQTKAGKKVVAAITLVLDESGSMANNMSGGRVTSSNPSRISILRNRAKALIDQFSGLGNIYVGIIPYSDDAYISGTKSFVLANGTNVNTIKNKIDSLTAQGMTNTGDAMRVSYYATKQFKDSPNSIDNTLPTDTKVIPYMILLSDGDPTVFSATTREWVGWWIFGHYEYSGYKQDSGYVISDRISDDSESKNTSQWSSMGYSEYIGQNLVVGGDLEIKSHVIGFSNDATNAQTIANYINAEYHSANSDVELEAVFDEIGGTILKEMWHIYGPYVDDESDD is encoded by the coding sequence ATGAAAAAATCAAATAAAGGTGTGACCTTATTAGAATTAGTTATAGTATTGGCATTACTTACCTTTGGTATTGGGATAGCAGTGAATATGATACTTTTTTCTAGAAATGCTCAAGCTAAGACCCTAGAAGAATTTGATTTTCAATCCGAAATGAGACAAAGTTCTCAAGTTGTTAATAATGAAATAAGAAATAGCACTGTTGTCTTTGCTGTGCCACAAGACACGTTTAATAATAAAAAAGCAATGTGGAACTATCTAGGGTTGGAAGATTCTAAAACTCTAGTTCAATATACTTGGAATGAAGCTGATAGTAGACATGACAGAATAGAACTATATAAATCAGACCAAGACATTTCTCTTAACCTTATGTTTAAACAACTTACTCCTAATTCAAAGTTGATTGAATTCACTTTACAAGGCTATATAGATGGGAAAACAGATCCTAAAATGACAATTAAATCTGAGATAGAGGCATTTAACTCTGTAGTGGTTGAAGATGGCGGAAGTCCATCATATCCAGCAACAGCGCTAGCATACAGAACAGATGACACTCCAGGGCCTCAGACTAAAGCTGGAAAAAAAGTGGTAGCAGCAATTACTTTGGTATTAGATGAATCTGGAAGTATGGCTAACAACATGTCAGGGGGAAGGGTTACTTCTAGTAATCCAAGCAGAATATCTATATTAAGAAATAGAGCTAAAGCATTGATTGATCAATTTTCTGGGTTAGGGAATATTTATGTAGGTATAATACCATATTCTGATGATGCTTATATTTCTGGAACGAAAAGTTTTGTCCTTGCAAATGGAACTAATGTAAATACCATAAAAAATAAAATTGACTCATTGACAGCACAAGGGATGACTAATACAGGAGATGCTATGAGAGTATCTTATTATGCAACAAAACAATTTAAAGATAGTCCAAATTCAATTGATAATACGTTGCCAACAGACACGAAAGTTATACCATACATGATTTTACTATCAGATGGAGATCCAACAGTTTTTAGTGCTACAACGAGAGAATGGGTTGGATGGTGGATATTTGGTCATTATGAATATAGTGGATATAAACAAGATTCTGGATATGTTATTTCTGATAGAATATCAGATGACAGTGAATCCAAAAATACAAGTCAATGGAGTTCTATGGGATATTCTGAATATATTGGTCAGAACTTAGTTGTAGGAGGAGATTTAGAAATAAAGTCTCATGTTATTGGTTTTTCAAATGATGCTACTAATGCTCAAACCATTGCAAATTATATTAATGCAGAATATCACAGTGCGAATAGTGATGTAGAATTAGAAGCAGTATTTGATGAAATAGGTGGGACTATATTGAAAGAAATGTGGCATATTTATGGACCATATGTAGACGATGAAAGTGATGATTAA
- a CDS encoding prepilin-type N-terminal cleavage/methylation domain-containing protein codes for MRRGMTLIEIIISIALIGIIAFGILPAISAQYSMVHKTKNITVDSFDSQSKVENEVVSKRTELRDKTKTINDFSPIQNFNILGVNVNAYDLKVTSSKFGNRTIDIFLSKQLAEREQFSSLTANNVRIEVVGGTSNDFANLASGTPSLEGKVDAITDSTWYTNVYKWYVSDPGISNPLFPDDYKQISQYVIPPNQIKITDLNPYANRFLRFSVTPVDKHGVRGSEVFSDNTVLVVGVEWRAGTNAWADKNLDTKFDDSQGDARIKTEYLFSLFDTQNPLKDFINPETSVDIKNSALFIPRRIDAGTQVVSDINLVGISFIDWKVDDSIFLSTNIYSTGESDINLLTRNGSIVLHRYIQFDSNGQVVLGSNGNPIDINDGSKINTQGDVYLTSEGAGNIILQPYSGINLGDNIFIKANGIVMLDNNAFMKAKTSITIDTTKKLGILSNRNIRMNNAFIQLEDNLTSGKRVDLLSNNIVFLKDTLLDGKNPSSILNISSKEGNIFDNSIIKNLITFIKGPSLMKGGSWDSLSSIKVDDGSILKFEKMDDGTKVNNVGSLNLGNTGSIQFANSMIEDLENPLELTLTDIGINQMNITSNYGRNIGYADASTSSFVNGVFQNIGSGNTNLEYKIDITDVSNVKDIQVSFDGSQTLTVTGTLNNPTIPVSATLTVRDKYIKDKNNMPVEIAIPKPITITN; via the coding sequence ATGAGAAGAGGTATGACATTAATAGAAATTATTATTTCTATTGCTCTAATAGGGATTATTGCATTCGGAATATTACCTGCTATTTCAGCTCAGTATAGTATGGTGCATAAGACTAAAAATATAACAGTTGACTCATTTGACTCTCAGAGTAAAGTTGAAAATGAAGTAGTAAGCAAAAGGACTGAACTAAGAGATAAAACAAAAACAATAAATGATTTTTCTCCAATTCAGAATTTTAATATATTGGGAGTTAATGTAAACGCATATGATTTAAAAGTTACATCTTCTAAGTTTGGGAATAGAACTATAGATATTTTTTTATCAAAGCAATTAGCAGAAAGAGAACAATTTAGTTCATTGACAGCTAATAATGTAAGGATTGAAGTTGTTGGAGGCACAAGCAATGATTTTGCAAATTTAGCGTCTGGAACACCGAGCTTAGAAGGAAAGGTAGATGCAATTACTGATTCTACTTGGTATACAAACGTATATAAATGGTATGTTTCTGATCCGGGAATTAGTAATCCTTTATTTCCTGATGACTATAAGCAAATAAGTCAGTACGTAATACCTCCAAATCAAATTAAAATAACTGACCTTAATCCATATGCAAATAGATTCCTTAGATTCTCGGTTACTCCAGTAGATAAACATGGAGTTAGAGGAAGTGAAGTATTTAGTGATAATACTGTTTTAGTCGTAGGAGTTGAGTGGAGGGCAGGAACTAATGCATGGGCAGATAAGAATCTAGATACAAAATTTGATGATTCCCAAGGTGATGCAAGGATAAAAACTGAATATCTGTTTAGTTTATTTGATACACAAAATCCTTTAAAAGATTTTATAAATCCTGAAACAAGTGTAGATATAAAAAATAGTGCTCTGTTTATTCCAAGAAGAATAGATGCAGGCACGCAAGTAGTATCAGATATAAATTTAGTGGGTATCAGTTTTATTGATTGGAAGGTAGATGATTCTATATTCCTTTCAACCAATATTTATTCAACTGGGGAGTCCGATATTAATTTATTAACTAGAAATGGAAGTATAGTATTACACAGATATATTCAGTTTGATTCAAATGGTCAAGTTGTACTAGGCTCAAATGGTAATCCTATAGATATTAATGATGGAAGTAAAATAAATACGCAGGGAGATGTTTATCTTACTAGTGAAGGAGCGGGCAATATAATTTTACAACCATACAGTGGAATAAACTTAGGAGATAATATATTTATCAAAGCAAATGGTATAGTGATGCTAGATAACAATGCTTTTATGAAGGCAAAGACTTCTATAACTATTGATACTACAAAAAAACTAGGCATTTTAAGTAATAGAAATATTCGGATGAATAATGCCTTTATTCAACTTGAGGACAATCTAACAAGTGGCAAAAGAGTAGATTTATTATCGAATAATATAGTATTCTTAAAAGACACATTGCTAGATGGTAAGAATCCTAGTAGCATATTAAATATTTCATCTAAAGAAGGAAATATATTCGATAACTCCATAATTAAGAACTTGATTACTTTTATAAAGGGCCCAAGCTTAATGAAAGGTGGAAGTTGGGATAGTCTTTCTTCGATCAAAGTAGATGATGGTTCAATATTGAAATTTGAAAAAATGGATGACGGTACTAAAGTTAACAATGTTGGAAGTCTAAATCTTGGTAATACTGGCTCAATTCAATTTGCAAATAGTATGATTGAAGATTTAGAAAATCCACTAGAGTTGACACTTACTGATATCGGAATAAATCAGATGAATATAACTTCTAATTATGGTAGAAATATTGGTTATGCGGATGCAAGCACTAGTAGCTTTGTAAATGGAGTATTCCAAAATATTGGAAGTGGGAATACTAATTTAGAATATAAAATTGATATAACTGATGTTAGTAATGTGAAGGATATTCAAGTATCATTTGACGGAAGTCAAACACTTACTGTTACAGGAACTTTAAATAATCCTACAATTCCTGTTTCAGCTACTTTAACAGTAAGGGATAAATATATAAAGGATAAAAATAATATGCCAGTTGAAATCGCCATTCCTAAACCAATAACAATAACAAATTAG
- the pilM gene encoding type IV pilus biogenesis protein PilM produces the protein MKQNKSKLGLSSKKKDVKCLSIDIGSSYIKFAVGQKMGRRLKVEKTFKARLPAGVYENGHMHNIQEMKSIIQGALNANAVKLKDVICTLESTDAIKRELVVPAVAPEDLSEMVSYEIGQYLPIDINSYVLQYKIVREFEEENVKKYELLVAALPKEIVHNIYSMLIEMGLDPYALDIHSNAVDKIAAEYELFNEASIKENTAAFLDLGHENINVIIVEKGQYKFNRLIKNGTRDFEKLTTEFEFKSIDEISQHLDVVDRWIEEIDKVFKYYTSRSVDNTIDKIFIYGGISVMEGLDTYIHERVNIPVELIKSIDNVEIVAGNEYTLAQSLNAISAIIRL, from the coding sequence TTGAAGCAAAACAAGAGTAAGCTAGGCTTATCATCCAAGAAAAAAGATGTAAAATGCCTGTCCATTGATATAGGAAGCAGCTATATAAAGTTTGCTGTAGGACAAAAAATGGGCAGGCGCCTTAAGGTTGAAAAGACATTTAAAGCGAGACTGCCAGCTGGTGTATATGAAAATGGACATATGCACAATATCCAAGAAATGAAATCCATAATTCAAGGAGCATTAAATGCAAATGCTGTAAAGCTAAAAGACGTTATTTGCACCCTTGAATCCACAGATGCAATCAAAAGAGAGCTAGTAGTTCCTGCTGTTGCACCTGAAGACTTATCAGAGATGGTAAGCTATGAAATCGGTCAGTACCTGCCTATTGATATCAATAGTTATGTACTGCAGTACAAAATTGTGAGAGAGTTTGAGGAGGAAAATGTAAAAAAATATGAACTCCTTGTAGCTGCCCTTCCAAAAGAAATAGTTCACAACATCTACTCTATGCTTATCGAGATGGGATTAGATCCATATGCACTTGATATTCATTCAAATGCAGTTGACAAGATAGCAGCTGAGTATGAACTGTTTAACGAAGCTAGTATCAAAGAAAATACAGCAGCATTTTTGGATTTAGGTCATGAGAATATCAACGTAATTATAGTTGAAAAAGGTCAATATAAGTTTAATAGACTTATAAAAAATGGAACTAGAGATTTTGAAAAGCTTACTACTGAGTTTGAGTTCAAAAGTATCGATGAGATTTCTCAACATCTTGATGTAGTAGACAGATGGATAGAGGAAATCGACAAGGTATTTAAGTACTATACTAGTAGAAGCGTAGATAATACTATAGATAAGATTTTTATCTATGGAGGTATTTCTGTGATGGAGGGCTTGGATACATATATCCATGAAAGAGTAAATATCCCTGTAGAGCTAATCAAATCCATAGATAACGTAGAGATAGTAGCTGGCAATGAATATACTTTGGCACAGAGCTTAAATGCTATCAGTGCGATTATCAGGCTGTAG
- a CDS encoding PilN domain-containing protein, whose amino-acid sequence MRDFNFFAPYEQEPKKKASGSNVLMIVAAGLLALCLALVIFNTMTLMSLEKSITNLDSNMNEPDFKAKVANVQAKQAELNSLKTDQVFFEALDIVMDKQNKVNEAAVRLIAEQVPDNLHLTDLSIVEDKIDIKGKSYNKVAVAQFQHNLRQTEEFDNLFVSEMVKEEAYYNFSIMLKAKGDETDEN is encoded by the coding sequence ATGAGAGATTTTAACTTTTTTGCACCCTATGAGCAGGAGCCTAAGAAAAAAGCTTCAGGTAGTAATGTCCTTATGATAGTGGCAGCTGGATTACTTGCTTTATGCTTGGCTTTAGTGATATTTAATACTATGACTCTTATGTCTCTTGAAAAGTCTATTACCAATCTAGATTCGAATATGAATGAGCCAGATTTTAAAGCAAAGGTTGCAAATGTTCAGGCAAAGCAAGCTGAGCTTAATTCTTTAAAAACTGACCAAGTTTTCTTTGAAGCTCTAGATATAGTTATGGATAAGCAAAACAAGGTAAATGAAGCGGCAGTTAGACTTATAGCTGAGCAGGTACCTGATAATCTTCACCTTACAGATTTATCTATAGTTGAAGACAAGATAGACATTAAAGGCAAGTCGTACAACAAAGTTGCTGTAGCACAGTTTCAGCACAATCTAAGACAGACAGAAGAATTTGATAACCTTTTCGTATCTGAAATGGTTAAAGAAGAAGCATACTATAATTTTAGCATCATGCTTAAGGCAAAGGGGGATGAGACTGATGAAAATTAG
- a CDS encoding cupin domain-containing protein translates to MKKVDFKDGMPYKAPLHFDCATLKLQGLEETGASKFWMGVTHFLPGGGAEYAYEDSPTEKVYIVLEGEVLVKSKTEEFLLKKMDSIFIGPNEGREIINKTNMPATMLVVVNYPEA, encoded by the coding sequence ATGAAAAAAGTTGATTTTAAAGATGGTATGCCTTACAAAGCACCGCTTCATTTTGATTGTGCGACTCTTAAGCTTCAAGGACTAGAAGAAACTGGAGCATCTAAGTTTTGGATGGGAGTTACTCACTTTCTGCCAGGTGGAGGAGCAGAGTATGCATATGAAGATTCTCCTACTGAAAAAGTATACATAGTTTTGGAAGGAGAGGTGCTAGTTAAGTCAAAAACTGAGGAATTTTTACTTAAAAAGATGGACTCTATATTTATAGGACCTAATGAAGGTAGAGAAATAATTAATAAAACTAATATGCCAGCCACTATGCTTGTGGTTGTCAATTATCCAGAAGCATAA
- a CDS encoding SDR family NAD(P)-dependent oxidoreductase, protein MKEMSNQEMKNMFSLEGKVAVVTGGAGSLGEGVATGLALHGADVVVTGRTIETLQSTVKKVEELGKRALAIACDVTNEDQVKAMAKQAVDAFGKIDILVTVAGIAKRFPAEEFPVEAFEQVMDINVTGTFIPCKVIGNVMKEQGHGKIITVSSVRAFAGHPGGYAAYGTSKGAVALLTKQLATEWAKYNINVNSVAPTIFWTPLTQEVLEDEKLKKIFLDRIPMGRAALVQDMVGTTVYLSSAASDFITGQIIYVDGGCTAG, encoded by the coding sequence ATGAAGGAAATGAGTAATCAAGAGATGAAGAATATGTTTAGTCTCGAAGGAAAGGTAGCAGTAGTAACTGGTGGAGCAGGTTCACTAGGAGAAGGTGTAGCTACAGGCTTAGCTCTTCATGGTGCAGATGTAGTAGTTACAGGAAGAACAATAGAAACTCTTCAAAGTACAGTAAAAAAAGTTGAAGAACTAGGTAAAAGAGCACTTGCTATAGCTTGTGATGTTACAAATGAAGACCAAGTAAAGGCTATGGCAAAGCAAGCTGTGGATGCATTTGGCAAAATAGATATTTTAGTAACTGTTGCAGGCATAGCAAAGAGATTTCCGGCTGAAGAATTTCCAGTAGAAGCTTTTGAGCAGGTGATGGATATTAACGTTACTGGGACTTTTATTCCTTGTAAGGTTATAGGAAATGTGATGAAAGAGCAAGGCCATGGAAAGATAATTACCGTATCTTCGGTAAGGGCTTTTGCAGGGCATCCTGGAGGATATGCTGCTTATGGAACCAGCAAGGGTGCAGTAGCACTACTTACAAAGCAACTTGCTACAGAGTGGGCTAAATACAATATTAATGTAAATTCAGTAGCTCCTACTATTTTCTGGACACCACTTACTCAAGAGGTATTAGAAGATGAAAAGCTTAAGAAAATATTTTTAGATAGAATTCCTATGGGAAGAGCAGCGCTAGTTCAAGACATGGTAGGAACTACTGTATATCTTTCATCTGCAGCATCAGACTTTATAACTGGTCAGATAATTTATGTAGATGGTGGCTGTACAGCAGGCTAA
- a CDS encoding 3-hydroxyacyl-CoA dehydrogenase family protein → MSEEIKEKAKKEIKNITIYGSGLMGSGLAQVFASDENLNVTICTRNIANSKIHESMSQNLKPFIDKGIYTEDYAINLISRVRISDDREASAKNADFIIECIPENMELKQNLFAELESYCSEDTILATNTSVMSISEIAMKTKKKDRVVGAHFWNPPYLIPLVEVVKGDETSEETMDLTMKLLKKAGKHPIYVKKDVPGFVANRLQHALWREAISIVERGIADAKTVDEALKFGPGLRLPILAPIENADMVGLDLTLSIHSYILKYLEDSHEPSKLLKELVEKEELGFKTGQGFQSWTKEEADSSRERLSEYLIKVLYNK, encoded by the coding sequence ATGAGCGAAGAAATAAAAGAAAAAGCTAAAAAAGAGATTAAAAACATTACTATTTATGGTTCTGGTCTTATGGGAAGTGGTTTGGCTCAAGTATTTGCATCTGATGAAAATCTAAATGTTACTATTTGCACTAGAAATATAGCTAATTCAAAGATTCATGAAAGCATGAGCCAGAATCTAAAGCCTTTTATAGATAAAGGTATATACACTGAGGATTATGCCATTAATCTTATATCTAGAGTAAGAATAAGCGACGATAGGGAAGCATCTGCAAAGAATGCAGATTTTATTATCGAATGCATACCAGAAAACATGGAGCTAAAGCAAAATTTATTTGCAGAGCTTGAGAGCTATTGTAGCGAAGATACTATATTAGCTACAAATACCTCTGTTATGAGTATCTCTGAGATTGCAATGAAAACCAAGAAGAAAGATAGGGTGGTAGGAGCTCATTTTTGGAATCCACCATATCTGATTCCTCTAGTAGAAGTTGTAAAAGGTGATGAAACATCAGAGGAAACTATGGACCTCACCATGAAGCTACTAAAAAAAGCTGGAAAGCATCCTATATATGTAAAAAAGGATGTACCTGGATTTGTAGCAAATAGACTACAGCACGCTCTATGGAGAGAAGCTATATCTATAGTAGAAAGAGGAATAGCAGATGCTAAGACAGTAGATGAGGCTTTGAAGTTTGGACCAGGACTTAGACTGCCTATACTTGCACCTATAGAAAATGCTGACATGGTGGGATTAGATCTTACCTTATCTATTCATAGTTATATATTGAAATACCTTGAAGATTCCCATGAGCCATCAAAGCTTTTAAAGGAGCTAGTGGAAAAAGAAGAGCTAGGCTTCAAGACAGGTCAAGGCTTTCAAAGCTGGACTAAAGAAGAAGCAGACAGCTCTAGAGAAAGGCTGTCTGAATACTTGATTAAGGTACTTTATAATAAATAA
- a CDS encoding cyclase family protein: MAKKVLVDLTHPFHADIPVWPYFAKPKIDTMHNLAKSGVLTQKIDVVMHCGTHADAPRHVMEYEFDGKRARYTHEMPLDAYYGDAVCLDIKVDRWGLITADHLYDACKRANIKPEELEGMVICLRTGMHLKFDDTREYYHYSCGTGREAGEWFAKYKPKCVAMDMQALDHPLHTTMGKNGGYVGMNLIGNSGKPITDEYIEKFGIEAYAEFNKDTFIDVFGKDKYMEAYGMLENHGLEGTWEPCHKLMMGNGIVGVENLGGDLDKVVNKRFKFMAFPIRWWLGDGSMVRCVAEIDEDDINDVPDRVYNYGGF, translated from the coding sequence ATGGCAAAGAAAGTATTAGTTGATTTGACACATCCGTTTCATGCAGATATTCCAGTATGGCCTTATTTTGCAAAGCCTAAGATTGACACTATGCACAATTTAGCAAAAAGTGGAGTTTTGACTCAGAAAATTGATGTAGTAATGCACTGTGGTACTCATGCTGATGCCCCTCGTCATGTCATGGAGTATGAGTTTGATGGAAAGCGTGCAAGATATACTCATGAAATGCCACTAGATGCTTATTATGGTGATGCTGTTTGCCTAGATATCAAGGTAGATAGATGGGGGCTTATCACGGCAGACCATCTTTATGATGCTTGTAAGCGTGCAAATATCAAGCCAGAGGAATTAGAAGGAATGGTTATATGCCTTAGAACAGGTATGCATCTTAAGTTTGATGATACTAGAGAGTACTATCACTATTCTTGTGGAACAGGAAGAGAAGCTGGAGAATGGTTTGCAAAGTACAAGCCTAAATGTGTAGCTATGGATATGCAAGCTCTAGACCATCCTCTTCATACTACTATGGGCAAAAACGGTGGATATGTAGGAATGAATCTTATTGGAAACTCTGGAAAGCCAATAACGGATGAATATATAGAAAAATTTGGCATTGAGGCTTATGCGGAGTTTAATAAGGATACATTTATAGATGTATTTGGAAAAGATAAATATATGGAAGCTTACGGAATGTTAGAAAATCATGGGTTAGAAGGAACCTGGGAGCCTTGCCACAAGCTTATGATGGGCAATGGTATTGTAGGGGTTGAGAACCTAGGTGGAGATTTGGACAAGGTAGTTAATAAAAGATTTAAGTTCATGGCATTTCCTATTCGCTGGTGGCTAGGTGATGGTTCAATGGTTCGCTGTGTAGCGGAAATTGATGAAGACGATATAAATGATGTTCCAGACAGAGTATACAACTACGGTGGATTCTAA
- a CDS encoding 3-keto-5-aminohexanoate cleavage protein translates to MSNLDNKVILTVAPTGAWPTKKETPYVPLQPREIADEIYACWKAGASIAHIHVRDDEDKSSMSFEKFEETVRYIRETDCDIVINLTTSGQLGLDDEARMKHVIELKPDIASYDCGSMNWMHSSVFENSPRFLEKLGLAMQENNVKPEIEIFDAGMIYNALYYLKKGILKAPLHFQFVLGAAGGMDATVENLVFLKSLLPENCTWGALGIGKGHLPIMYAALALGGHVRVGMEDNVFYSKGVLAKSNVEFVERTKRIVKELNKEIASPDEARQILGLK, encoded by the coding sequence ATGAGTAATTTAGACAATAAGGTTATCTTAACTGTTGCTCCTACTGGAGCTTGGCCGACAAAAAAAGAAACTCCATACGTGCCACTACAGCCTAGAGAAATAGCAGATGAAATCTATGCTTGCTGGAAAGCTGGAGCATCTATAGCCCATATCCATGTTAGGGATGATGAAGATAAATCCTCAATGAGCTTTGAAAAGTTTGAAGAGACTGTTAGATATATAAGAGAAACTGATTGTGATATAGTTATAAATCTTACTACATCAGGACAGCTAGGTCTAGATGATGAAGCAAGAATGAAGCATGTAATAGAGCTAAAACCAGACATTGCTTCTTATGATTGTGGCTCAATGAATTGGATGCACAGCTCAGTATTTGAAAACAGCCCTAGATTTTTAGAAAAGCTGGGACTTGCTATGCAGGAAAATAATGTGAAGCCCGAAATAGAAATTTTTGATGCAGGAATGATTTACAATGCTCTTTATTATCTTAAAAAAGGAATATTAAAAGCTCCTCTACATTTTCAATTTGTGCTAGGAGCTGCAGGTGGAATGGATGCGACTGTTGAAAATCTTGTATTTTTAAAAAGCCTTCTGCCTGAAAACTGCACCTGGGGGGCACTGGGTATAGGAAAAGGACATCTTCCTATAATGTATGCAGCTCTTGCATTAGGTGGACATGTCAGAGTAGGAATGGAAGACAATGTTTTTTATTCTAAGGGAGTACTGGCAAAATCCAATGTAGAGTTTGTAGAAAGAACTAAGAGAATAGTTAAAGAGCTTAATAAGGAAATTGCTTCTCCAGATGAAGCTAGACAGATATTGGGATTGAAATAG